The Kocuria turfanensis genome contains the following window.
CACGTAGTCCAGGTTCTCGTGCACCCAGTCCCGCACCCGCTGCAGCGTCGCGTAGCCGCCGCCGCGGGCGCCCGGGAAGAGGGCGTCGGCGGTGCCGGTCATCTCGTCGGACGGGCAGAAGCGGCTCGGGCGGGTGTAGCGGACCACGTCCACGGACTCCGCCGCCGGCGGCGGGCCCCCCGCCCCGTCCAGGGCCAGCTCGTAGGAGACGGTGCACTGCGTCCCGCCCGGCACGCGGGCCAGGTGCAGCCGGGTGCCGTGCAGGTCCTCGGCCGGCTCCAGCGGCACCGGTTCGCCGTCCACGCGCAGCCGCAGCCGCTCCCCGGGGTGCGGGCCCCCGCCCAGTCGGGCGGCGGCGAGCGAGAACACCGCCAGGTGATCGGTCTCGGACGCGAAGTCGACCTCCGCGGAGACGGTGCGCCGGGTGGTGGGCACGATGGGCCTCCTGGTCAGGTGGGATGTCGGCCGGGCCCGCGGCCCGCCCGGTCCATTGTCGCCCACGACACCGATCATCAGTACACTGATGCACGAGACCTCCCCCACACGCCCCCGCCGCCGGACGGAGCCCAGGCACCGCATCCGGCGGCCACGACCGAAGGACGTGCACGATGGCACACGACACGACCCAGGACAGCCGGTCCAAGGAGCAGACCGCGCCCGACCCCGAGGACCCCCGCAAGCCGGACAGCCCGACGGAGATCACCAA
Protein-coding sequences here:
- a CDS encoding transglutaminase-like domain-containing protein — encoded protein: MPTTRRTVSAEVDFASETDHLAVFSLAAARLGGGPHPGERLRLRVDGEPVPLEPAEDLHGTRLHLARVPGGTQCTVSYELALDGAGGPPPAAESVDVVRYTRPSRFCPSDEMTGTADALFPGARGGGYATLQRVRDWVHENLDYVAGSSAATDTAVHTYLTRQGVCRDYAHLLITLLRSLGVPARLVSVYAPGLSPMDFHAVVEAWHDGGWYTLDATGLAPRSEFVRIATGADAAETAFLTTLQGRITLGEMRIAAESAAGTPEDPGARVVLPLPA